A stretch of DNA from Lysinibacillus sp. B2A1:
AATAATTGAAACTAACTCTTCGAAAGCAGCAGAATTTAAAAATGGAACAGCAAACAAATTATCTAAGGGTACTGAAATTTTTACTGTGAAAGAACGAAATGATGTGTTAATGGTGAAAAATGATGGAGAAATTAAATTATATTATTTATTATCAGAAGGTTAATATAAACTCAATGTTTAGCTATAAGTCAAAAAAAGCGCATTCGAATCTAATTTGAATACGCTTTTTGACTTGGTTGAAAACAACAGTATCATTACTAAATAACTTGTTTACCATCGAAATAGACGGTTGGATTTTTGACGACACAATCAATGTGGACATCTGCTGCATTTGCTCCACCAAATGGGACATTACTGCCAAATGCAATATGAATGGTACCAAATACCTTTTCATCCTCAAGGACATTCCCACATAATATAGCACTTTTGTTTGCACCAATTCCAAACTCTGCAATGATACGACCGTTGCCCTCCCCTAATAATTCAAGTAATTTTGGGCCATCTGAGCCAATCGCATCCTCTAGGCGACCATTACGGAGCTTTAGCAATAATGGTTCTTTCAACACGCCAATATTGGCAATAGAGCCATCGACTAAAATTTCACCATTTGCTGAAGTTTCAATAGGAGCAATGTAGGATTCACCTGAAGGAATATTACCATATTCTCCAGAGTTACGTACAATACCCGTTGAACGAATACCTGAACGATTTTCTACACTAAACGTCAGCTTATATCCATCTTTTACAATTTGAACATCTTTTGCAGTGTTGAGTAGATTGACATAGCTTTCTACAAGTATTTCTATTTCATTTGCATCAGCATGAAGTGCTCCTTGCTCAAGCATTGCGAATGTAACACCTGGCATCGTAGCAACTCGTCCACCATTTTCACACGCCTTTTTACGAGCCATTGTATGCGTGAGAGAATGGGAGGTAATGCATAAAGTAACATCTACATGAGACATCAGTGATGCTATAGCGTTCACTGGTTCCTGCCCGGATTTCTTCAATAATGGCATCACAACTAACATTGTGTTTTCTGTTATGGTTAAACCTGCCTGATGGAAAACTTCAGCGATCTCTTGTTTGTGAATATCCGTTAGAATCATCAGTGTTTCTGAGGATTGAACATTTAAATTATTTTTTAAGATATTCAGTGCAATCTCCTGT
This window harbors:
- a CDS encoding aminopeptidase, whose product is MQHLQEIALNILKNNLNVQSSETLMILTDIHKQEIAEVFHQAGLTITENTMLVVMPLLKKSGQEPVNAIASLMSHVDVTLCITSHSLTHTMARKKACENGGRVATMPGVTFAMLEQGALHADANEIEILVESYVNLLNTAKDVQIVKDGYKLTFSVENRSGIRSTGIVRNSGEYGNIPSGESYIAPIETSANGEILVDGSIANIGVLKEPLLLKLRNGRLEDAIGSDGPKLLELLGEGNGRIIAEFGIGANKSAILCGNVLEDEKVFGTIHIAFGSNVPFGGANAADVHIDCVVKNPTVYFDGKQVI